A region from the Plasmodium berghei ANKA genome assembly, chromosome: 9 genome encodes:
- a CDS encoding DnaJ protein, putative: protein MKIYFPLIFLLFFILTSNVNCLFKNVVSRFYCSEDNCYSILGISEKASIEDIRSSYFRQLKNLKESYDIKKKKKIVQAYNVLINKRSRKYYDYYLKNPDSIINIVNLNLLFLFKLFKVILSIIIMALFGILIQYINNKYEEKNMLHKFSKHKDFRKKVHEKIMLKYPQYKTYENKEKQKIEKSIEIEIAQELYNQHNKNKYNNPNQGKLNIYSLFKIIIIIKQIICFIIWIVKWIVKYYILNSEYDESDKIYITRRCLNMPLDKWNALDDDSKKMLLKKELWIKEKKQEFLSEIREKERLEKISSAKYKKEKRMKKKGFSFNYND from the exons atgaaaatatattttccgctgatatttttgctttttttcattttgacAAGCAATGTAAATTGCTTATTTAAAAACGTTGTAAGCCGCTTTTATTGCAGCGAAGACAATTGTTACTCCATATTag GTATAAGCGAAAAGGCTTCGATCGAAGATATACGGTCGTCCTATTTTCGAcagttaaaaaatttaaaagaaagctatgatataaaaaagaaaaaaaagatagtGCAAGCATATaatgttttaataaataaaagaagcagaaaatattatgactattatttaaagaatCCTGAtagtataataaatatagttaACTTaaatttactttttttatttaaactatttaaagtaatattatcaataataataatggcTTTATTTGGAATTTTAattcaatatataaataataaatatgaagaaaaaaatatgcttCATAAATTTTCCAAACACAAAGACTTTCGAAAAAAAGTCcacgaaaaaataatgttaaaatatccacaatataaaacatatgaaaataaagaaaaacaaaaaatcgaaaaaagTATAGAAATTGAAATAGCACaagaattatataatcaacataataaaaataaatataataaccCAAATCAAGGAAAActtaatatttatagtttgtttaaaattattattattattaaacaaattatatgttttataatatgGATTGTTAAATGGATagttaaatattatatattaaatagtGAATATGATGAATCGgacaaaatttatataacaaGAAGATGTCTAAATATGCCATTGGATAAATGGAATGCCCTTGATGATGATagcaaaaaaatgttattaaaaaaagagtTATGGattaaggaaaaaaaacaagaaTTTCTTTCTGAAATTAGAGAAAAAGAAAGActagaaaaaatatcaagtgcaaaatataaaaaagaaaaaagaatgaagaaaaaaggATTTAGTTTTAACTATAAtgattaa
- a CDS encoding AP2 domain transcription factor AP2-O has product MENNEHQQTINKIHLHILKVKKQLNTSHNMNSSNVSDTNSEKEQEENINKNSYDIKENCKMGNNNMINNSNFNHSNNMISDTITNPKVTEFKNEQINIGNCISPNTNITLNNEIKNEILLDKKSSILSDPNSFNVNDAEGNKDSKFYGISDAIVSETNQLSESSSKESDENSKKNYTPNFNLQKEENNNVIFFDNNDDNYVSAESCNISLEKTDVKNAKLSNLNEQNNVKNANLNIDASFITNGDQTNIFNKDDKKKEQNFNNNIVEKCNKIYNDNNQIETENNKKNESINNCDYIFDDNYKVQNKNIYDENLSRMLRKRGTSDMLLNCMEKKQKIDVKVLELNNLKLASQLGTEVDKLDNIEDEKKNAQKTEENKIKEFYDHKVGIQNGYSLLENSTICDEKNSLDTGNFQEKIPKNYILKNEEENEDSAKKEKDETNIIENDLNTIVNENAKNYINNYNRINEICNNIKESNAEDAQNSAIVQNSINIIQNDKSFLNIKSSTTCIANTMLSFYDSINWEAEHKTIDVENDNHKYTIDSEDDPNSVNFNEVENAWNLNTQSSFHTNNINTSLNKDVIVISNSDEENKKKIKEINNEKNEFEQITQISNNIDFNNDKKITSYFEQCNNNKTIENFENKNVNPHFNNIIKLNEISRMSKDIDANGEHIMTTNNLINNDNILDYHINNEHTYNANKKTIQSNNNKMVGDAPIDDNMNENVIMNKINNDNSTEVYKHKNNSLKEIDKNINNYNNEITIKEMSKNNINFDNQISIQNWNKDTINNNNEHSESDKTECTYEVGQLQNIINNNLNVCNSNCNNANADNNMFANNSNLLNSNEHNNIININKIDNQKYIDINDQNFDTIEDVTNFDNISEKEDIDDERNSFITIDHENDKYMQWFDTIYTVCVKLDELCCKLNSSFPHSMNIWNQSGKVNMHHLKSVFNINENWIDIYNQDCKKNKNDLLFDVNIQKNYNNPTCRDYNKNGMLNSNLSNDINNSEFHYNIKDSTIIDNKNNLLSNPNNINNCVNYFPEKNNYSKVGINSYINEYSTEVYNNNNNNNLAGYDNEYTKIDKQSKDNLVHLDNGLICKNRNNKNVNENNNVNMNPSKNSGIINNNVKMSQMYGNENNIKNALYYQNKQYGIGSNLENNKIPINSNNGNMNSILNLPSNNICNINNMGSNLVDNMCSIYGNLTNSMNNKNNINMHRYNNEMVNYMNLNNVHNIYNNNNDGGNVNPEMCGKKIKNSKKNSNNVINKNTEKNNNKKRNSVNRSNNRVIKDESEFEYLLELPDKDGPNLENPEDLRCDIAGVYWDKRSWIASWYDNGKRYYKSFSAKTHGFYKSKFWAIKVRLSKVKGQTIFGKHNRKPKNNNPNTDNVNSIPYNTNMIVENDCITVDNI; this is encoded by the exons atggaaaataaTGAGCACCAAcaaacaataaataaaattcatttgCACATTTTGaaagtaaaaaaacaattgaATACTTCACACAATATGAATAGTAGTAATGTGAGTGATACAAACAGCGAAAAAGAacaagaagaaaatataaataaaaacagtTACGATATAAAAGAGAATTGTAAAATGGGAAACAACAACATGATTAACAATTCTAATTTCAAtcattcaaataatatgattTCAGATACAATTACCAATCCAAAAGTAACAGAATTTAAAAACGAACAAATTAACATTGGCAATTGTATAAGCCCTAATACTAATATAACCCTAAATaacgaaataaaaaatgaaatactTCTCGATAAAAAATCGTCAATTTTATCTGACCCAAATTCTTTTAATGTAAACGATGCAGAAGGAAATAAGGATTCTAAATTTTATG GGATTTCTGATGCTATAGTTTCCGAAACAAACCAATTGAGTGAGTCAAGTTCAAAGGAAAGTGatgaaaatagtaaaaaaaactataccccaaattttaatttacaaaaagAGGAAAACAATAATGTTATCTTCtttgataataatgatgataattatGTTTCTGCTGAATCATGTAATATATCCTTAGAAAAGACTGATGttaaaaatgcaaaatTGTCAAACTTgaatgaacaaaataatgtaaagAATGCCAATTTGAATATAGATGCCTCTTTTATCACGAATGGTGatcaaacaaatatatttaataaagatgataaaaaaaaagaacaaaattttaataataatattgttgaaaaatgtaataaaatatataatgataataaccAAATAGAAacagaaaataataaaaaaaacgagtctataaataattgtgattatatttttgatgaTAATTACAAagtacaaaataaaaatatttatgatgAAAACCTTAGTAGAATGCTTAGAAAGAGAGGTACTTCAGATATGCTCCTAAATTgtatggaaaaaaaacaaaaaatagatGTAAAAGTCCTAGAATTGAATAATCTCAAATTGGCTAGTCAATTGGGTACTGAAGTTGATAAATTAGACAATATtgaagatgaaaaaaaaaatgcacaAAAAacagaagaaaataaaataaaagaattcTACGATCATAAAGTAGGTATACAAAATGGGTACTCACTTCTGGAAAATAGTACAATAtgtgatgaaaaaaatagcttAGATACTGGAAATTTTCAAGAAAAAATCCccaaaaattatatattaaaaaatgaagaagaaaatgaagattcagcaaagaaagaaaaagatGAAACGAACATAATTGAAAACGATTTAAACACAATTGTTAACGAAAACgctaaaaattatataaataattataatcgTATTAATGAgatatgtaataatataaaagaatcAAATGCTGAAGATGCACAAAATAGTGCTATTGTGCAAAATTCGATAAATATAATCCAAAATGATAAatcttttttaaatataaagtcTAGTACTACATGTATTGCTAATACTATGCTGTCATTCTATGATTCTATTAATTGGGAAGCAGAACATAAAACAATAGACGTTGAAAATGATAACCATAAATATACCATAGATTCAGAGGATGATCCCAATTCTgtaaattttaatgaagTCGAAAATGCTTGGAACCTTAACACACAATCCAGTTTTCATACAAATAACATAAATACTAGTTTAAATAAAGATGTTATAGTTATATCGAATAgtgatgaagaaaataaaaagaaaataaaagaaataaataatgaaaaaaacgaaTTTGAGCAAATAACTCAAATatctaataatatagattttaacaatgataaaaaaataacttcATATTTCGAACAAtgtaacaataataaaactattgaaaattttgaaaataaaaatgttaatccccattttaataacattattaaattaaatgaaattagTCGTATGTCTAAAGATATAGATGCAAATGGTGAGCATATAATGACAAcgaataatttaataaacaatgataatattttggattatcacataaataatgaacatacatataatgctaataaaaaaacgatacaatcaaataataataaaatggtAGGTGATGCACCTATTGATGATAATATGAATGAAAATGTtattatgaacaaaataaataacgaTAATTCTACTGAAGTGTATAAACATAAGAATAATTCTTTAAAGgaaattgataaaaatataaacaattataACAATGAAATTACAATTAAAGAAATgtctaaaaataatataaacttTGATAATCAAATATCTATACAAAACTGGAATAAAGAtacaataaataacaaCAATGAACATAGTGAAAGTGATAAAACGGAATGTACATATGAAGTAGGTcaattacaaaatataattaataataatttaaatgtatGTAATAGTAATTGTAATAATGCCAACgctgataataatatgtttgCAAATAATTccaatttattaaattcgaatgaacataataatattataaatataaataaaatcgacaatcaaaaatatatagatataaatgatcaaaattttgataCTATAGAAGATGTTAcaaattttgataatattagtGAAAAAGAAGATATAGATGATGAAAGAAATAGTTTTATTACTATAGAtcatgaaaatgataaatatatgcaatgGTTCGATACAATATATACAGTTTGTGTAAAATTAGACGAACTTTGTTGTAAATTAAATAGCAGTTTTCCTCATTCTATGAATATTTGGAATCAAAGTGGAAAAGTGAATATGCACCATCTTAAATCtgtatttaatataaatgaaaattggattgatatatataatcaagattgtaaaaaaaacaaaaacgATTTATTGTTTGATGttaatattcaaaaaaattataataatccAACATGTAGagattataataaaaatggaatgtTAAATTCGAACCTTTCAAATGATATAAACAATAGTGAATTCCATTATAACATAAAGGATTCTACTATAATagacaataaaaataatttattatcaaatccgaataatattaacaattgtgtcaattattttccagaaaaaaataactattCTAAAGTTGGAATAAAtagttatataaatgaatacaGCACAGAAGTGtacaataataacaataataacaatttaGCGGGTTATGATAATGAATACACAAAAATTGATAAACAATCCAAAGATAACTTAGTACATCTAGATAATGGAttaatttgtaaaaatagaaataataaaaatgtaaatgaaaataataatgtcaATATGAATCCATCAAAAAATAGTGGGatcattaataataatgttaaaATGTCACAAATGTAtggaaatgaaaataatataaaaaatgctctttattatcaaaataaacaatatgGTATTGGATCAAATTTagagaataataaaattccAATTAACTCtaataatggaaatatGAATTCAATTTTGAATCTTCCATCTAACAATATATGTAACATTAATAATATGGGTTCTAATTTAGTAGACAATATGTGTTCTATATATGGAAATTTAACAAATTctatgaataataaaaataatataaatatgcacaGATATAACAATGAAATGGTCAATTATATGAATCTAAATAAtgtacataatatatataacaataataatgatggAGGTAATGTAAATCCCGAAATGTGTggcaaaaaaattaaaaatagtaaaaaaaattcgaacaatgtaataaataaaaatacagaaaaaaataataataaaaaaagaaattcaGTAAATAGAAGTAATAATAGAGTTATAAAAGATGAAAGTGaatttgaatatttattagaATTACCAGATAAAGATGGACCAAATTTAGAAAACCCCGAAGATTTAAGATGTGATATTGCTGGTGTATATTGGGATAAAAGAAGTTGGATTGCATCATGGTATGATAATGGTAAAAGATATTATAAATCATTTTCTGCTAAAACTCATGGATTTtataaatcaaaattttgGGCTATTAAGGTACGTTTATCAAAAGTTAAAGGACAAACTATATTTGGAAAACATAATAGAAAAcctaaaaataataacccGAATACTGATAATGTTAATTCTATTccatataatacaaatatgaTAGTAGAAAATGATTGTATCACTGTTGATAACATTTAA